From one Rosa rugosa chromosome 4, drRosRugo1.1, whole genome shotgun sequence genomic stretch:
- the LOC133746132 gene encoding thiamine biosynthetic bifunctional enzyme TH1, chloroplastic isoform X2, giving the protein MLMAYYGDAQLVSRTTFSFNKRQPPPASRRNKQTRIFMEMHKVPHVLTVAGSDSGAGAGIQADLKACAARGVYCSTVITALTAQNTGVDIVAEDFVAEQLKSVLSDMHVDVVKTGMLPSLGIVKILHQCLKEYPVRALVVDPVMVSTSGDVLAGPSIITGFREELFPIADIVTPNLKEASALLDGLKIKTVSDMRSAAKLLHDMGPRNVLVKGGDLPDSLDAVDIFFNGEDIYELRSSRIDTRNTHGTGCTLASCIAAELAKGSSMLESVKVAKCYVETALDYSKEIFIGNGPQGPFDHLMRLKNNIHKSAGQVRFNPSNLFLYAVTDSGMNRKWGHSISDAVKAAVEGGATIVQLREKDIETRDFLEAAKSCLQICRSHGVPLLINDRIDVALACDADGVHIGQSDMPTHVARALLGPEKIIGVSCKTPEHAEQAWIAGADYIGCGGVHPTNTKANNLTIGLEGLKTVCLASKLPVVAIGGINTSNAQLVMQIGVPNLKGVAVVSALFDRECVLTETKKLRTLLMEATQVMK; this is encoded by the exons ATGTTGATGGCATACTACGGGGACGCTCAACTCGTCTCCCGCACCACTTTCTCCTTCAACAAGCGCCAGCCGCCGCCTGCCTCCAGAAGAAACAAGCAAACAAGAATTTTCATGGAGATGCACAAGGTTCCACATGTACTCACCGTTGCCGGCTCCGATTCCGGTGCCGGTGCCGGAATCCAAGCTGACCTTAAGGCTTGTGCTGCTCGCGGAGTCTACTGCTCCACTGTCATAACTGCTCTCACTGCACAAAACACA GGTGTCGACATTGTGGCTGAGGATTTTGTTGCAGAACAGCTCAAGTCTGTGCTATCTGATATGCATGTTGATGTC GTGAAAACAGGCATGCTACCTTCTTTAGGCATAGTGAAGATTCTTCATCAATGTCTGAAGGAGTATCCAGTTCGTG CTTTAGTGGTTGATCCTGTTATGGTATCTACAAGTGGAGATGTACTCGCTGGTCCTTCCATTATAACTGGGTTCAG AGAGGAGCTATTTCCTATTGCTGACATTGTAACCCCAAATCTAAAAGAGGCATCTGCTTTACTGGATGGtcttaaaataaaaactgttTCTGACATGCGTTCTGCTGCAAAATTACTACATGATATGGGCCCACG AAATGTCCTTGTCAAAGGAGGAGACCTTCCTGATTCATTGGATGCTGTTGATATCTTCTTTAATG GTGAGGACATATATGAACTGCGCTCTTCACGCATAGATACTCGTAATACTCACGGTACTGGTTGCACTTTGGCATCATGTATTGCAGCTGAGCTGGCAAAAGGCTCGTCAATGCTTGAGTCTGTTAAG GTAGCAAAGTGCTATGTTGAAACTGCCTTGGATTACAGCAAAGAGATTTTCATTGGAAATGGTCCCCAAGGCCCCTTTGATCACCTAATGAGGCTTAAGAATAACATTCACAAGTCTGCTGGACAAGTCAGATTCAATCCAAGCAATCTATTCTTGTATGCTGTCACAGATTCAGGTATGAATAGAAAGTGGGGCCATTCAATCTCAGATGCTGTTAAAGCTGCTGTAGAAGGAGGTGCGACCATTGTCCAACTAAG GGAAAAGGACATTGAAACACGGGATTTCCTAGAAGCAGCCAAATCATGTCTCCAGATTTGTCGTTCCCATGGAGTTCCATTACTAATAAATGATCGGATTGATGTTGCACTTGCTTGTGATGCTGATGGTGTGCATATTGGGCAGTCAGACATGCCAACCCATGTTGCACGTGCTCTACTTGGCCCTGAGAAGATCATTGGTGTATCTTGCAAGACACCTGAGCATGCAGAACAAGCATGGATTGCTGGTGCCGATTACATTGGTTGCGGCGGTGTACATCCAACTAATACAAAGGCAAACAATCTCACCATTGGCTTGGAAGGGCTGAAAACGGTTTGTTTGGCTTCTAAATTACCCGTGGTAGCAATCGGTGGGATCAATACTTCAAATGCACAATTGGTGATGCAAATTGGTGTACCAAACCTGAAGGGTGTAGCTGTTGTGTCGGCTCTGTTTGATAGGGAATGTGTGTTGACAGAAACCAAGAAGTTGCGCACACTGCTAATGGAGGCAACACAAGTGATGAAGTGA
- the LOC133742740 gene encoding uncharacterized protein LOC133742740 isoform X1: MKFAVKAWSSGRARAGVLQLGSCPNPIETPALLLSTRKGLPLFIPPDLLPSLPSPDSHLLHLSSLHFLEGISPQTISKIGGLHKMLGLPDHGFVAIPRDSIQCLPECNSTNKLGASFETPCGRSLVKPVEYVELIFSLKPNIWTALADEVPAWVSDKRNKTSVDRTVRWLDECIQLNRAGGSVFGSIVGGSSVQERERCAQEVASRSVSGYWIGGFGLGESMDERPALLNAVTGLHFLFSSHREREGGRSMCNIRLALEVKQLLSGQKDILEEEKPRLVSGLGLPEEVLQGVAAGIDIFDSTYIYHLTVGGFALTFPLDGVENVSAFQLTNIGSDQTKINLRATIYRKDTSPIAQNCKCYTCQNHTKAYINHLLNVHEMLAQILLEIHNTHHYLSFFRSVREAIKSGNFEQFRLKFSESKHYHLASEAAVACM, translated from the exons ATGAAATTCGCAGTGAAGGCATGGAGCAGTGGAAGAGCACGGGCTGGGGTACTCCAGCTGGGCAGCTGCCCGAACCCAATAGAGACTCCTGCTCTTCTCCTCTCTACCCGAAAGGGCCTGCCCCTTTTCATACCCCCTGACCTTCTCCCTTCTCTTCCTTCCCCCGACTCTCATCTCCTCCATCTTAGCTCCCTTCACTT CCTAGAAGGCATCTCACCTCAGACAATATCAAAAATAGGAGGATTGCATAAGATGCTGGGTTTGCCGGACCACGGATTCGTAGCCATTCCGAGAGATTCTATTCAATGCCTCCCAGAATGTAATAGCACCAATAAATTGGGAGCATCTTTCGAGACTCCCTGTGGTCGCAGTTTG GTTAAGCCTGTAGAGTATGTTGAATTGATTTTTTCGTTAAAGCCTAATATATGGACCGCTTTGGCGGATGAAGTTCCTGCATGGGTGTCTGATAAGAGGAACAAGACCTCTGTTGATCGAACTGTAAGATGGCTCGACGAATGCATTCAGCTAAATCGG GCAGGTGGATCTGTTTTTGGATCTATTGTTGGAGGATCTTCTGTTCAAGAACGTGAGCGATGTGCGCAAGAGGTGGCTAGCCGAAGTGTATCAG GCTATTGGATTGGAGGTTTTGGGCTTGGAGAGAGCATGGATGAGCGCCCTGCTCTCCTTAATGCTGTTACT GGTTTAcactttctcttctcttctcatagagagagggagggagggagatcCATGTGTAATATTCGGTTGGCACTTGAGGTCAAACAGCTATTATCTGGTCAAAAG GATATTTTAGAAGAGGAGAAACCACGCTTGGTCAGTGGGCTTGGACTTCCAG AGGAGGTCTTGCAGGGTGTTGCTGCAGGAATTGATATCTTTGACTCTAC GTATATATACCATCTTACCGTTGGAGGCTTTGCACTTACCTTCCCACTAGATGGTGTTGAGAATGTCTCTGCTTTTCAGTTAACTAATATAGGAAGTGATCAAACAAAGATTAATTTGAGAGCAACAATTTACAG GAAAGACACTTCACCAATTGCTCAAAACTGTAAATGTTACACATGCCAGAATCATACAAAAGCGTACATCAATCACCTGCTCAATGTTCATGAAATGCTAGCTCAGATTCTACTTGAAAT ACATAATACTCACCACTATCTAAGTTTCTTCCGCTCAGTAAGGGAGGCAATTAAGTCTGGTAATTTTGAGCAATTCAGACTGAAATTTTCCGAGAGTAAGCATTATCATCTTGCTTCTGAAGCTGCTGTTGCCTGCATGTGA
- the LOC133742740 gene encoding uncharacterized protein LOC133742740 isoform X2: MKFAVKAWSSGRARAGVLQLGSCPNPIETPALLLSTRKGLPLFIPPDLLPSLPSPDSHLLHLSSLHFLEGISPQTISKIGGLHKMLGLPDHGFVAIPRDSIQCLPECNSTNKLGASFETPCGRSLVKPVEYVELIFSLKPNIWTALADEVPAWVSDKRNKTSVDRTVRWLDECIQLNRAGGSVFGSIVGGSSVQERERCAQEVASRSVSGYWIGGFGLGESMDERPALLNAVTDILEEEKPRLVSGLGLPEEVLQGVAAGIDIFDSTYIYHLTVGGFALTFPLDGVENVSAFQLTNIGSDQTKINLRATIYRKDTSPIAQNCKCYTCQNHTKAYINHLLNVHEMLAQILLEIHNTHHYLSFFRSVREAIKSGNFEQFRLKFSESKHYHLASEAAVACM; encoded by the exons ATGAAATTCGCAGTGAAGGCATGGAGCAGTGGAAGAGCACGGGCTGGGGTACTCCAGCTGGGCAGCTGCCCGAACCCAATAGAGACTCCTGCTCTTCTCCTCTCTACCCGAAAGGGCCTGCCCCTTTTCATACCCCCTGACCTTCTCCCTTCTCTTCCTTCCCCCGACTCTCATCTCCTCCATCTTAGCTCCCTTCACTT CCTAGAAGGCATCTCACCTCAGACAATATCAAAAATAGGAGGATTGCATAAGATGCTGGGTTTGCCGGACCACGGATTCGTAGCCATTCCGAGAGATTCTATTCAATGCCTCCCAGAATGTAATAGCACCAATAAATTGGGAGCATCTTTCGAGACTCCCTGTGGTCGCAGTTTG GTTAAGCCTGTAGAGTATGTTGAATTGATTTTTTCGTTAAAGCCTAATATATGGACCGCTTTGGCGGATGAAGTTCCTGCATGGGTGTCTGATAAGAGGAACAAGACCTCTGTTGATCGAACTGTAAGATGGCTCGACGAATGCATTCAGCTAAATCGG GCAGGTGGATCTGTTTTTGGATCTATTGTTGGAGGATCTTCTGTTCAAGAACGTGAGCGATGTGCGCAAGAGGTGGCTAGCCGAAGTGTATCAG GCTATTGGATTGGAGGTTTTGGGCTTGGAGAGAGCATGGATGAGCGCCCTGCTCTCCTTAATGCTGTTACT GATATTTTAGAAGAGGAGAAACCACGCTTGGTCAGTGGGCTTGGACTTCCAG AGGAGGTCTTGCAGGGTGTTGCTGCAGGAATTGATATCTTTGACTCTAC GTATATATACCATCTTACCGTTGGAGGCTTTGCACTTACCTTCCCACTAGATGGTGTTGAGAATGTCTCTGCTTTTCAGTTAACTAATATAGGAAGTGATCAAACAAAGATTAATTTGAGAGCAACAATTTACAG GAAAGACACTTCACCAATTGCTCAAAACTGTAAATGTTACACATGCCAGAATCATACAAAAGCGTACATCAATCACCTGCTCAATGTTCATGAAATGCTAGCTCAGATTCTACTTGAAAT ACATAATACTCACCACTATCTAAGTTTCTTCCGCTCAGTAAGGGAGGCAATTAAGTCTGGTAATTTTGAGCAATTCAGACTGAAATTTTCCGAGAGTAAGCATTATCATCTTGCTTCTGAAGCTGCTGTTGCCTGCATGTGA
- the LOC133743198 gene encoding serine/threonine-protein kinase SRK2A has translation MEKYELVKDIGSGNFGVARLMRNKETKELVAMKYIDRGLKIDENVAREIINHRSLRHPNIIRFKEVVLTPTHLAIVMEYAAGGELFERICNAGRFSEDEARYFFQQLISGVSYCHSLQICHRDLKLENTLLDGSPAPRLKICDFGYSKSSLLHSRPKSTVGTPAYIAPEVLSRREYDGKMADVWSCGVTLYVMLVGAYPFEDQEDPKNFRKTINRIMAVQYKIPDYVHISQDCRHLLSRIFVANPARRITIKEIKNHPWFLKNLPRELTEAAQTMYYRKENPTFSLQSVEDIMKIVEEAKNPPPVSRSVGGFGWGGEEDDGDAKDDVEGEEEEDEYEKRVKEAHQSGEVRVV, from the exons atgGAAAAGTATGAGCTTGTGAAGGATATAGGATCTGGCAATTTCGGGGTGGCCAGACTTATGAGGAACAAAGAGACCAAAGAGCTCGTCGCCATGAAATACATCGACCGCGGCCTCAAG ATTGATGAGAATGTTGCCAGAGAAATCATCAACCACAGATCACTTCGCCATCCAAACATTATTCGATTCAAGGAG GTGGTTTTGACTCCTACACATCTTGCTATTGTTATGGAGTATGCCGCAGGCGGAGAACTCTTTGAGCGAATTTGCAATGCTGGAAGGTTCAGCGAAGATGAG GCTAGATATTTTTTCCAGCAGCTTATCTCAGGAGTTAGCTATTGTCATTCTCTG CAAATATGCCATCGAGATTTGAAGCTGGAGAATACCTTGCTGGATGGCAGCCCAGCTCCACGCCTGAAAATTTGTGATTTCGGTTATTCTAAG TCATCCTTGCTGCATTCAAGACCAAAATCAACTGTGGGAACTCCAGCGTATATTGCACCTGAGGTTCTTTCTCGAAGAGAGTATGACGGCAAG ATGGCAGATGTATGGTCTTGTGGGGTGACCTTATATGTTATGCTGGTGGGAGCATATCCATTTGAGGACCAAGAAGATCCAAAGAATTTCAGAAAAACCATTAAT CGAATAATGGCTGTTCAGTACAAGATCCCAGACTATGTTCACATATCTCAAGATTGTAGGCATCTCCTCTCGCGCATCTTTGTTGCAAATCCAGCAAGG AGGATCACCATTAAAGAAATCAAGAACCACCCATGGTTTTTGAAGAACTTGCCGAGAGAGCTCACAGAAGCAGCTCAAACCATGTACTACAGAAAAGAAAACCCAACCTTTTCCCTCCAAAGTGTTGAAGACATCATGAAGATAGTGGAAGAAGCCAAAAATCCTCCCCCAGTTTCCCGATCGGTTGGAGGCTTTGGCTggggaggagaagaagatgatggcGATGCAAAGGATGATGTAGAGGGcgaggaggaagaagacgagTATGAAAAGAGAGTGAAAGAAGCACATCAAAGTGGGGAAGTACGTGTTGTCTGA
- the LOC133742740 gene encoding uncharacterized protein LOC133742740 isoform X3, with the protein MLGLPDHGFVAIPRDSIQCLPECNSTNKLGASFETPCGRSLVKPVEYVELIFSLKPNIWTALADEVPAWVSDKRNKTSVDRTVRWLDECIQLNRAGGSVFGSIVGGSSVQERERCAQEVASRSVSGYWIGGFGLGESMDERPALLNAVTGLHFLFSSHREREGGRSMCNIRLALEVKQLLSGQKDILEEEKPRLVSGLGLPEEVLQGVAAGIDIFDSTYIYHLTVGGFALTFPLDGVENVSAFQLTNIGSDQTKINLRATIYRKDTSPIAQNCKCYTCQNHTKAYINHLLNVHEMLAQILLEIHNTHHYLSFFRSVREAIKSGNFEQFRLKFSESKHYHLASEAAVACM; encoded by the exons ATGCTGGGTTTGCCGGACCACGGATTCGTAGCCATTCCGAGAGATTCTATTCAATGCCTCCCAGAATGTAATAGCACCAATAAATTGGGAGCATCTTTCGAGACTCCCTGTGGTCGCAGTTTG GTTAAGCCTGTAGAGTATGTTGAATTGATTTTTTCGTTAAAGCCTAATATATGGACCGCTTTGGCGGATGAAGTTCCTGCATGGGTGTCTGATAAGAGGAACAAGACCTCTGTTGATCGAACTGTAAGATGGCTCGACGAATGCATTCAGCTAAATCGG GCAGGTGGATCTGTTTTTGGATCTATTGTTGGAGGATCTTCTGTTCAAGAACGTGAGCGATGTGCGCAAGAGGTGGCTAGCCGAAGTGTATCAG GCTATTGGATTGGAGGTTTTGGGCTTGGAGAGAGCATGGATGAGCGCCCTGCTCTCCTTAATGCTGTTACT GGTTTAcactttctcttctcttctcatagagagagggagggagggagatcCATGTGTAATATTCGGTTGGCACTTGAGGTCAAACAGCTATTATCTGGTCAAAAG GATATTTTAGAAGAGGAGAAACCACGCTTGGTCAGTGGGCTTGGACTTCCAG AGGAGGTCTTGCAGGGTGTTGCTGCAGGAATTGATATCTTTGACTCTAC GTATATATACCATCTTACCGTTGGAGGCTTTGCACTTACCTTCCCACTAGATGGTGTTGAGAATGTCTCTGCTTTTCAGTTAACTAATATAGGAAGTGATCAAACAAAGATTAATTTGAGAGCAACAATTTACAG GAAAGACACTTCACCAATTGCTCAAAACTGTAAATGTTACACATGCCAGAATCATACAAAAGCGTACATCAATCACCTGCTCAATGTTCATGAAATGCTAGCTCAGATTCTACTTGAAAT ACATAATACTCACCACTATCTAAGTTTCTTCCGCTCAGTAAGGGAGGCAATTAAGTCTGGTAATTTTGAGCAATTCAGACTGAAATTTTCCGAGAGTAAGCATTATCATCTTGCTTCTGAAGCTGCTGTTGCCTGCATGTGA
- the LOC133746132 gene encoding thiamine biosynthetic bifunctional enzyme TH1, chloroplastic isoform X1: protein MLMAYYGDAQLVSRTTFSFNKRQPPPASRRNKQTRIFMEMHKVPHVLTVAGSDSGAGAGIQADLKACAARGVYCSTVITALTAQNTVGVQGVDIVAEDFVAEQLKSVLSDMHVDVVKTGMLPSLGIVKILHQCLKEYPVRALVVDPVMVSTSGDVLAGPSIITGFREELFPIADIVTPNLKEASALLDGLKIKTVSDMRSAAKLLHDMGPRNVLVKGGDLPDSLDAVDIFFNGEDIYELRSSRIDTRNTHGTGCTLASCIAAELAKGSSMLESVKVAKCYVETALDYSKEIFIGNGPQGPFDHLMRLKNNIHKSAGQVRFNPSNLFLYAVTDSGMNRKWGHSISDAVKAAVEGGATIVQLREKDIETRDFLEAAKSCLQICRSHGVPLLINDRIDVALACDADGVHIGQSDMPTHVARALLGPEKIIGVSCKTPEHAEQAWIAGADYIGCGGVHPTNTKANNLTIGLEGLKTVCLASKLPVVAIGGINTSNAQLVMQIGVPNLKGVAVVSALFDRECVLTETKKLRTLLMEATQVMK, encoded by the exons ATGTTGATGGCATACTACGGGGACGCTCAACTCGTCTCCCGCACCACTTTCTCCTTCAACAAGCGCCAGCCGCCGCCTGCCTCCAGAAGAAACAAGCAAACAAGAATTTTCATGGAGATGCACAAGGTTCCACATGTACTCACCGTTGCCGGCTCCGATTCCGGTGCCGGTGCCGGAATCCAAGCTGACCTTAAGGCTTGTGCTGCTCGCGGAGTCTACTGCTCCACTGTCATAACTGCTCTCACTGCACAAAACACAGTTGGTGTTCAG GGTGTCGACATTGTGGCTGAGGATTTTGTTGCAGAACAGCTCAAGTCTGTGCTATCTGATATGCATGTTGATGTC GTGAAAACAGGCATGCTACCTTCTTTAGGCATAGTGAAGATTCTTCATCAATGTCTGAAGGAGTATCCAGTTCGTG CTTTAGTGGTTGATCCTGTTATGGTATCTACAAGTGGAGATGTACTCGCTGGTCCTTCCATTATAACTGGGTTCAG AGAGGAGCTATTTCCTATTGCTGACATTGTAACCCCAAATCTAAAAGAGGCATCTGCTTTACTGGATGGtcttaaaataaaaactgttTCTGACATGCGTTCTGCTGCAAAATTACTACATGATATGGGCCCACG AAATGTCCTTGTCAAAGGAGGAGACCTTCCTGATTCATTGGATGCTGTTGATATCTTCTTTAATG GTGAGGACATATATGAACTGCGCTCTTCACGCATAGATACTCGTAATACTCACGGTACTGGTTGCACTTTGGCATCATGTATTGCAGCTGAGCTGGCAAAAGGCTCGTCAATGCTTGAGTCTGTTAAG GTAGCAAAGTGCTATGTTGAAACTGCCTTGGATTACAGCAAAGAGATTTTCATTGGAAATGGTCCCCAAGGCCCCTTTGATCACCTAATGAGGCTTAAGAATAACATTCACAAGTCTGCTGGACAAGTCAGATTCAATCCAAGCAATCTATTCTTGTATGCTGTCACAGATTCAGGTATGAATAGAAAGTGGGGCCATTCAATCTCAGATGCTGTTAAAGCTGCTGTAGAAGGAGGTGCGACCATTGTCCAACTAAG GGAAAAGGACATTGAAACACGGGATTTCCTAGAAGCAGCCAAATCATGTCTCCAGATTTGTCGTTCCCATGGAGTTCCATTACTAATAAATGATCGGATTGATGTTGCACTTGCTTGTGATGCTGATGGTGTGCATATTGGGCAGTCAGACATGCCAACCCATGTTGCACGTGCTCTACTTGGCCCTGAGAAGATCATTGGTGTATCTTGCAAGACACCTGAGCATGCAGAACAAGCATGGATTGCTGGTGCCGATTACATTGGTTGCGGCGGTGTACATCCAACTAATACAAAGGCAAACAATCTCACCATTGGCTTGGAAGGGCTGAAAACGGTTTGTTTGGCTTCTAAATTACCCGTGGTAGCAATCGGTGGGATCAATACTTCAAATGCACAATTGGTGATGCAAATTGGTGTACCAAACCTGAAGGGTGTAGCTGTTGTGTCGGCTCTGTTTGATAGGGAATGTGTGTTGACAGAAACCAAGAAGTTGCGCACACTGCTAATGGAGGCAACACAAGTGATGAAGTGA
- the LOC133743311 gene encoding uncharacterized protein LOC133743311 gives MSSHYMTPEPPSASGRSSEKMSLPTLQSKMKCDPEGYETELLLVYNQFKSSLELFKQQADLGFKSVTGSGGSDPTVAKDLADRALFLAHVTPFYLAQLAQFPSQLSEFLHSSARTLPSGLRLHVAQALILLMNRKMVDIADNLGLFMEIQTYGDKALKTLAYNHVIHSIKRMNMKHKNEAKNRVLQNVLFRMLQLEDETKAKRALITLRELHRRRVWFDENTANAICSACFHPSSRIMIACLSFLLDYEKIEEEDDSDVSSSDEDTPIKSHLAINREDIYKAHHKGTLASKKKKKAKLQRAIRSLKKQQRVTSEKSTSNYHTPLNHLRDPQEFAEKLFSRLQNSTRVERFEVKMMMLKVVARTIGLHRLVLLNFYPYFINYITPHQNGVTELLAAAVQACHDMVPPDAVEPLFKQIVNKFIDDRAQPEAIAVGLNTTREISLRMPLLMTEDLLQDLALYKKSHTKAVSVAARSLIGLFRELNPSLLIKKDRGRQHVDSKARPKAYGEVNVLSNVPGLDLLKHDDDNGESDDDEPSVRGTVEMVASSDDEGLQITNTDSGSEDDNMISEDGDEIDENDSDVSGDEDEVEAEDEDEDEDEEENTEDEEEEFDNNDAKDGGSGVKENIAKKRKFADFDTQLNDAEASLRTLKRLAKENMGPAPSDSTDGFLSNEDFRRIKELKAKQRLAQQGLLKKSSDAKSTAFKIPTSDELSIKRIDPAKLEVHVKRRMTKEEKLALVKAGREDRGKYMAKAAVKQKKSGGLSNKQKEHKKAMPLVAKRAKVAKSRVEKRKKQQLSGKNFRGKKAWK, from the exons ATGAGTTCCCACTACATGACGCCGGAGCCACCCTCGGCCTCGGGTCGGAGCTCCGAGAAGATGAGCCTGCCGACACTTCAATCCAAGATGAAGTGCGACCCGGAAGGCTACGAGACGGAGCTCCTCCTTGTGTACAACCAATTCAAGTCGTCGCTGGAGCTCTTCAAGCAACAAGCTGATCTCGGATTCAAGTCCGTCACCGGCAGCGGCGGCAGCGACCCCACCGTGGCCAAGGACCTCGCCGACCGGGCATTGTTTCTCGCCCACGTCACCCCCTTTTACCTGGCCCAATTGGCCCAATTCCCCTCACAGCTCTCTGAGTTTCTGCACTCCTCCGCCCGAACGCTTCCCTCTGGTCTCAGATTGCATGTTGCGCAAGCTCTCATTCTTCTTATGAACAGAAAG ATGGTGGATATTGCAGACAATCTAGGTTTGTTCATGGAGATACAGACTTATGGCGATAAGGCTTTAAAGACCCTGGCATACAATCACGTCATACATAGCATAAAGCGAATGAATATGAAGCATAAGAACGAAGCTAAGAATCGGGTGCTTCAGAATGTCTTGTTTCGGATGCTACAG cTAGAGGATGAAACAAAAGCAAAGAGAGCACTTATCACTCTGCGTGAGCTTCACCGGAGAAGGGTGTGGTTTGATGAAAATACAGCGAACGCAATCTGCTCTGCATGTTTTCATCCATCGTCGAG GATAATGATTGCTTGTCTCTCATTTCTGCTTGATTACGAGAAGATTGAGGAGGAGGATGATAGTGATGTGTCAAGTAGTGATGAGGACACTCCTATTAAATCTCATCTAGCCATTAATAGAGAGGATATATATAAG GCGCACCATAAGGGTACACTTGctagcaagaagaaaaagaaagcaaaactGCAGCGTGCCATCCGTAGCCTGAAAAAACAGCAACGCGTAACATCAGAAAAAAGTACTTCAAATTATCATACGCCACTTAATCATTTGAGAGATCCACAG GAATTCGCTGAGAAACTATTCTCCCGTCTTCAAAATAGTACAAGAGTTGAACGCTTTGAG GTCAAAATGATGATGTTGAAAGTAGTTGCTCGAACTATTGGGCTTCATCGCTTGGTTCTGTTGAACTTTTATCCTTATTTTATCAACTACATTACG CCTCATCAAAATGGTGTCACTGAATTACTCGCTGCAGCAGTACAGGCCTGCCATGATATG GTTCCTCCTGATGCAGTTGAACCACTTTTCAAACAGATAGTTAACAAATTTATAGATGATCGTGCACAGCCAGAG GCCATAGCTGTTGGACTGAATACAACAAGGGAAATTTCTTTACGAATGCCTTTG TTGATGACAGAAGATTTGCTGCAAGATCTTGCATTATATAAGAAATCACATACAAAAGCAGTGTCAGTAGCAGCCCGTTCGCTTATTGGCTTATTCAGAGAG CTTAACCCCTCGCTGCTGATTAAGAAGGATCGTGGTCGCCAACATGTTGActcaaaggcaaggccaaaagCGTATGGAGAAGTCAATGTACTTAGCAATGTTCCTGGTCTTGATTTACTAAAACATGATGATGACAATGGggagagtgatgatgatgaaccTTCAGTAAGGGGCACTGTTGAGATGGTAGCTTCCAGTGATGATGAAGGCTTGCAAATAACCAACACTGATAGTGGAAGTGAAGATGACAACATGATATCTGAAGATGGTGATGAGATAGATGAGAATGACAGTGATGTGAGTGGtgatgaggatgaggtggaagcggaggatgaagatgaggatgaggatgaggaagaGAATACAGAGGATGAGGAGGAAGAATTTGACAATAATGATGCCAAAGATGGTGGATCTGGAGTAAAAGAAAACATAGCAAAAAAGAGGAAATTTGCTGATTTTGATACACAACTTAATGACGCTGAAGCAAGTCTTAGGACTTTGAAGAGATTAGCCAAAGAAAATATGGGTCCTGCTCCATCAGACTCGACAGATGGTTTTCTTTCTAATGAGGACTTCCGGAGGATTAAGGAATTAAAG GCAAAGCAGCGATTGGCTCAGCAGGGGTTGTTGAAAAAGAGCTCAGATGCGAAGTCAACAGCATTCAAGATTCCCACTTCTGATGAATTAAGCATTAAGCGAATAGATCCTGCTAAGCTTGAA GTCCATGTAAAAAGAAGAATGACCAAGGAGGAGAAGCTGGCATTAGTGAAAGCAGGGAGGGAGGATAGAGGGAAGTACATGGCTAAAGCTGCTGTAAAACAGAAGAAG TCGGGAGGCCTGAGCAATAAGCAGAAGGAACATAAGAAGGCTATGCCACTTGTTGCAAAGAGGGCAAAGGTAGCTAAATCTCGAGTGGAAAAACGCAAAAAGCAGCAGCTTTCTGGCAAAAATTTCCGAGGGAAGAAAGCATGGAAATGA